A genomic segment from Falsibacillus pallidus encodes:
- a CDS encoding MerR family transcriptional regulator — MEYTVQKLGKLAGISARTLRYYDEIDLLKPARINSSGYRIYGQTEVDLLQQILFYRELGLSLETIKEIIASPAFDSAKALTEHREQLLDRRKQLDLLIKNVEKTIAVKEGRTTMSNKEKFEGFKKKMIDENEEKYGKEIREKYGDETVDQSNQKVMNMTESEHEEANKLEEELQQTLADAFKTGEPGGVLGQKAAELHKKWLMNYWKSYSKEAHAGLAQMYVDDERFTAYYDKEQPGTAAFLRDAILIYTGMKK, encoded by the coding sequence ATGGAGTATACGGTTCAGAAATTGGGGAAATTGGCTGGAATCAGCGCAAGAACGCTTAGGTATTATGATGAGATTGACCTTCTTAAGCCGGCAAGAATCAATTCATCAGGATATCGAATCTACGGGCAGACTGAAGTCGATCTGCTGCAGCAGATCCTTTTCTATCGAGAGCTTGGCCTTTCCCTTGAAACCATTAAAGAAATCATTGCATCACCTGCATTTGACAGTGCAAAAGCATTGACCGAGCACCGTGAACAGCTCCTTGACAGACGAAAGCAGCTGGACCTTCTCATAAAAAATGTGGAGAAGACCATTGCAGTAAAAGAAGGGAGAACTACCATGTCAAACAAAGAAAAATTCGAAGGCTTCAAGAAGAAAATGATAGATGAAAATGAAGAGAAATATGGAAAAGAAATTCGAGAAAAATACGGGGATGAAACAGTAGACCAGTCGAATCAAAAAGTAATGAATATGACCGAAAGCGAGCATGAAGAAGCAAACAAACTAGAGGAAGAATTGCAGCAAACCCTTGCAGATGCATTTAAAACAGGAGAGCCCGGCGGAGTATTGGGACAAAAAGCAGCAGAACTCCATAAGAAATGGCTGATGAATTACTGGAAATCCTACAGTAAAGAAGCACACGCGGGGCTTGCCCAAATGTATGTGGATGATGAACGCTTCACTGCCTATTACGACAAGGAACAGCCAGGGACAGCAGCTTTCCTCCGGGATGCCATCCTTATTTATACCGGAATGAAAAAGTAG
- the spoIIP gene encoding stage II sporulation protein P: MMLGQLRWYSKKIMMLVVMILIFFTLASSISGLAANKISSEYMSSLLKNIDASELYSHSFMSENHAFPAPDEGSTSLSQMAFMLATNVKPYDIRSLLGRELPGFANFDTKIQIAGQGSNFTNLPVESTPPMDVLLNNEEPIGSGNQTAVPPAHPNLEKVVYIYHSHSWESFLPLLPNAKKPNDAVSSNPELNIISAGTTLADALAKNGIGAEHDRDNMAEKLHVKGLTTNQSYKLSRSIVQDAMADEESLKMFIDLHRDSLRREDTTIAIKDKSYARLYFIVGEEHKSYKENLAFAEKLHTYLEAHYPGLSRGVLLKNKSMGDGVYNQDLSSRAMLVEVGGVDNNRAELDRSMKALAEALENYYWSQKNAGQM; the protein is encoded by the coding sequence ATGATGTTGGGACAGTTGAGATGGTACTCGAAAAAGATCATGATGCTAGTTGTTATGATTCTAATTTTTTTCACGCTTGCATCAAGCATCTCTGGCCTTGCCGCAAATAAAATTTCTTCTGAATATATGTCGTCATTATTAAAGAATATTGATGCGTCGGAACTGTATTCACATAGTTTCATGAGTGAAAATCATGCATTTCCAGCTCCCGATGAAGGAAGCACTTCACTCAGCCAGATGGCCTTCATGCTGGCGACCAATGTGAAGCCTTATGATATTCGTTCTCTTCTAGGAAGGGAACTTCCGGGCTTCGCCAATTTTGATACAAAAATACAAATTGCAGGACAAGGGAGCAATTTTACGAATCTCCCTGTTGAATCCACTCCTCCGATGGACGTCCTGCTTAACAATGAGGAGCCAATTGGAAGTGGAAATCAAACTGCAGTTCCACCGGCACATCCGAATTTAGAAAAAGTGGTCTATATTTATCACTCACATAGCTGGGAGTCCTTCCTGCCGCTATTGCCAAATGCCAAAAAACCGAACGATGCAGTCAGTTCCAATCCTGAATTGAATATAATTTCAGCGGGGACCACCTTAGCCGATGCTTTGGCCAAAAATGGAATTGGCGCCGAACATGATCGTGATAACATGGCGGAAAAGCTCCACGTGAAGGGATTGACGACCAATCAATCCTACAAGCTCTCAAGATCTATCGTTCAAGATGCCATGGCTGATGAGGAAAGTTTAAAGATGTTCATCGATCTTCATCGTGATTCCCTGAGGAGAGAGGATACAACCATTGCCATTAAGGACAAAAGCTATGCAAGGCTGTATTTCATTGTAGGAGAGGAGCATAAATCCTATAAAGAAAACCTGGCATTTGCCGAAAAACTGCATACGTATCTGGAAGCCCATTATCCTGGATTGAGCAGGGGCGTTCTTTTGAAAAATAAATCCATGGGGGACGGCGTTTATAACCAGGACTTATCTTCAAGGGCGATGTTAGTGGAAGTGGGCGGTGTGGATAATAACCGGGCTGAACTGGATCGTTCCATGAAAGCTTTGGCCGAAGCATTGGAGAATTATTATTGGAGCCAAAAAAATGCAGGACAAATGTAG
- a CDS encoding RNA polymerase sigma factor, with protein MNDQSVLSWSEKMRSVEKEYKRTIEPFRKDLWWYCFRLTGSPWDAEDLVQETLLKSLSMLTKVFQELNLKAYLFRIASNLWIDQCRRGKAAVAGGYDIEWKQDIDAKNSLEVIESLDYLVRRLTPKQYTSVLLVDVFQFSTKEAAEILGCTQGAVYANLNRARAVLSEGINELPSLELLNVQECNTYSATLERLLEGFEKKDPNLIASLLDDHVVTEIMHAGIEFGKDETLKNSLNDWTQVAAGQGAIRASIVKLWGRTVVVECEIKEDGDYLNNIHFIEMEEDRIVYWKFYCFSWELLNAAAVELGLKMNALNFQGIY; from the coding sequence ATGAATGATCAATCCGTCCTCTCTTGGAGTGAGAAGATGCGCTCCGTTGAAAAGGAATATAAAAGAACGATAGAGCCATTTCGGAAAGACTTATGGTGGTATTGCTTCAGGCTTACCGGTTCTCCCTGGGATGCAGAGGACTTAGTCCAGGAAACATTATTGAAGTCACTTTCCATGCTGACAAAGGTTTTTCAGGAATTGAATTTGAAGGCGTATTTATTTCGGATCGCTTCAAACCTTTGGATCGATCAGTGCAGAAGAGGGAAGGCAGCTGTCGCAGGAGGGTATGATATTGAGTGGAAGCAGGATATCGATGCAAAAAATAGCCTTGAAGTGATAGAAAGCCTGGATTATTTGGTTCGCCGATTGACTCCAAAACAGTATACGTCTGTCCTTCTTGTGGACGTCTTTCAATTCAGTACAAAGGAGGCGGCGGAAATACTCGGATGTACTCAAGGTGCTGTTTATGCCAACCTCAACCGTGCACGTGCGGTTCTTTCCGAGGGGATAAACGAACTTCCTAGTTTGGAACTCTTGAATGTGCAAGAATGTAACACCTATTCCGCGACGCTTGAACGTTTGCTGGAAGGGTTTGAGAAAAAAGATCCGAATCTCATTGCTTCTCTATTGGATGACCATGTTGTCACAGAAATCATGCATGCGGGCATTGAATTTGGAAAAGATGAAACCTTGAAGAACTCCTTGAATGATTGGACACAAGTTGCTGCAGGACAAGGGGCTATTCGTGCATCTATCGTTAAGCTTTGGGGACGGACAGTGGTGGTTGAATGTGAGATTAAGGAGGATGGGGATTACTTAAACAATATCCACTTCATTGAAATGGAGGAAGACAGGATCGTTTATTGGAAATTTTACTGTTTTTCTTGGGAATTGCTGAATGCTGCAGCTGTTGAGCTCGGGTTGAAGATGAATGCGCTGAATTTTCAAGGGATTTACTAA
- a CDS encoding GNAT family N-acetyltransferase, whose product MKDRVKNLQFTKFQNELDDLVSFLTDTAWEYHSNPTPEKKQIVEQYHNGWYQDDRETYWIEQENEKIGLLMIHDINDTIPLFDIKLSKIARGNGIGTKAVHWMTDYTFSLPDKKIRIEAYTRSDNLQMRKTLYKCGFVKEGYLRSAWENSDGTVNDSICYAIIRTDWENKKTTPIKFDDFPF is encoded by the coding sequence ATGAAGGATAGAGTGAAAAATCTTCAATTTACCAAATTTCAAAATGAGTTAGATGATCTAGTTTCTTTTTTAACGGATACTGCATGGGAATACCATTCCAATCCAACACCAGAAAAAAAGCAAATTGTGGAACAATACCACAATGGATGGTATCAGGATGACAGGGAAACTTATTGGATTGAACAAGAAAATGAAAAAATTGGCTTACTTATGATACACGATATTAATGACACAATCCCCTTGTTTGATATTAAGTTAAGTAAAATTGCTAGAGGAAATGGTATTGGGACAAAAGCTGTCCATTGGATGACGGACTATACTTTTAGTCTGCCTGATAAGAAAATAAGAATAGAAGCTTATACTCGAAGCGACAACCTGCAAATGAGGAAAACACTATATAAATGTGGCTTTGTTAAAGAAGGTTATTTACGAAGCGCGTGGGAAAATAGTGATGGGACTGTAAATGACTCGATTTGCTACGCAATTATTCGGACTGATTGGGAAAATAAGAAGACTACTCCAATTAAATTTGACGATTTCCCGTTTTGA
- a CDS encoding VOC family protein: MKSPILNKMNTVFVHVSDLHESVKWYSLLLNLRIREQDIYPPVYNIEIDGHTGLTLDAGPTGMQKKLNPNPHPIFNFHTDDIDCAYDYLKELGYQIVSEIVRFDYFSFFHVEDPDGNIIMICTG, encoded by the coding sequence ATGAAAAGTCCTATCCTAAACAAAATGAATACCGTTTTTGTCCATGTTTCCGACCTGCATGAATCAGTCAAATGGTACAGCCTATTGCTCAACCTTCGTATCCGTGAGCAGGACATTTATCCACCCGTTTATAATATTGAGATTGATGGACACACCGGATTAACGTTGGATGCTGGACCGACTGGTATGCAGAAAAAGCTGAATCCCAATCCACATCCGATCTTCAACTTTCATACAGATGATATCGATTGTGCTTACGACTATTTAAAAGAACTGGGATATCAAATTGTTTCAGAAATTGTCCGGTTTGATTATTTTTCATTTTTTCATGTTGAGGACCCGGATGGAAATATTATTATGATTTGCACAGGATGA